In Parasegetibacter sp. NRK P23, a single genomic region encodes these proteins:
- a CDS encoding RagB/SusD family nutrient uptake outer membrane protein, giving the protein MKKYCSILLLACTCFLASCSKFLEESSQDEIRPTTTSDLYALLIGTAYPYQNVFDNYLDLLTDDIQCNGVPRLPNGDINGTFTGFLNNGYYLFRFDPNMFERTETAMSADQNSWLNYYKLINGCNLILDYIDKVNGPETEKKALEGQALFLRGYYYFKLANIYGRPYDEPGGNPAANLAVPLILSSKVSDERKTRNTVQEVYAQVEKDLLQSEQLLEAYYAPTNSFRVGHVTAKAVLSRFYLYKGTAEDLKKAAAYASAVIELKPSLTLLSSYFNASNVFSVAGIYDPAASQEVIWSYGVNPTGANAYFPAVANVANLHPPFTVSNQLAGMYDRGTGTSNQGDLRYLSYFVKYTVSGVQYPLKSLKIGVNATAIGDRGIRVAEMYLNRAEAIIRLNALGDQSAGALTKALEDLNTLRIARYDTRNTPYQPVTITDGDELWAFCQDERRKELCLEDGHRWFDIRRWRVPVKHTFIDANNQSSEHELPAGSLLYALPVPYQAIEANNALQPNPR; this is encoded by the coding sequence ATGAAAAAATATTGTTCCATACTCTTACTCGCCTGCACCTGCTTCCTGGCATCTTGCAGTAAGTTCCTGGAGGAATCCAGCCAGGATGAGATCAGACCAACAACTACCTCGGATCTGTATGCGCTGCTTATTGGTACCGCGTATCCTTACCAGAACGTTTTTGATAATTACCTTGATCTTCTTACGGATGATATTCAGTGCAATGGCGTGCCCCGACTGCCCAATGGGGACATCAACGGAACCTTCACCGGTTTCCTGAACAACGGATATTACCTTTTCCGGTTTGACCCTAATATGTTTGAAAGAACAGAAACGGCCATGTCAGCAGATCAGAACTCATGGCTTAATTATTACAAACTGATCAACGGTTGCAACCTGATCCTCGACTATATAGACAAGGTGAACGGTCCGGAAACAGAAAAAAAAGCATTGGAGGGGCAGGCGCTTTTTCTGCGCGGGTACTATTACTTTAAGCTGGCAAATATTTATGGAAGGCCCTATGATGAACCGGGTGGGAACCCTGCCGCCAACCTGGCTGTACCATTGATACTTTCTTCCAAAGTATCGGATGAAAGAAAGACGCGCAATACCGTACAGGAAGTGTATGCACAGGTGGAGAAGGACCTTTTGCAGTCGGAACAATTGCTGGAAGCATATTACGCGCCAACAAACAGCTTCAGGGTGGGGCACGTTACGGCGAAAGCGGTACTGAGCCGATTCTACCTTTACAAAGGAACTGCTGAAGACCTGAAAAAAGCTGCGGCCTACGCATCCGCGGTAATTGAGCTGAAGCCTTCCCTCACCCTGCTCTCCTCGTACTTCAATGCATCAAATGTATTTTCAGTGGCAGGTATATACGATCCGGCAGCGAGCCAGGAAGTAATCTGGAGCTATGGGGTGAACCCCACTGGCGCCAACGCTTATTTTCCGGCTGTTGCCAATGTAGCCAATCTACACCCGCCTTTCACGGTTTCCAACCAACTGGCGGGCATGTACGACAGAGGTACCGGTACCAGTAACCAGGGCGACCTGCGCTATCTTTCTTATTTCGTGAAGTATACCGTTTCGGGCGTACAATATCCGCTGAAATCTTTAAAGATTGGGGTGAATGCGACAGCGATCGGTGACCGCGGCATTCGTGTGGCTGAAATGTACCTCAACAGGGCGGAAGCCATCATCAGGCTGAACGCGCTTGGCGATCAGTCTGCGGGTGCGCTCACGAAAGCATTGGAAGACCTGAACACCTTACGCATTGCACGCTATGATACCCGGAATACGCCTTACCAACCCGTAACCATCACCGATGGCGATGAACTCTGGGCGTTCTGCCAGGATGAAAGGAGAAAAGAACTCTGTCTCGAAGATGGGCACCGCTGGTTCGATATCCGCCGCTGGCGTGTTCCGGTGAAGCATACTTTCATTGATGCGAACAACCAGTCCTCTGAACACGAACTGCCTGCCGGAAGTTTGCTCTACGCTTTGCCGGTTCCTTACCAGGCCATCGAAGCGAACAACGCGCTGCAACCCAATCCCCGTTAA
- a CDS encoding SusC/RagA family TonB-linked outer membrane protein, translated as MRLTCFLLLACCLSVSARGFSQKVSLKANGTSMGTVFKTIQKQTGYVFFYDEALLQSAEPVFADLNGVPLEEALKICFREQPLTYSVIGKTVVVKRKTGTGLPEVLPPVEVKGIVRNDKGEPLEGVTLLIKGSSKGRTTDKNGEFEFKDIEPGTILVVSAVGHESKEVTVKNGTYLSIVLKVKVNEMEATVTVSTGYQQIKKTNVAGSVSTIKASELAFNGVNTIEQALQGRLPGVVVLNNNGMVGTRQRTIVRGVSTLTGSQDPIWVVDGMIQEDPLPFKASTLDGLGNISPDNFDFVRNFVGNAIAWLNPNDIEDITVLKDASATAIYGVRAGNGVIVINTKKGKEGPPVVSYSNTVNIGERVTYDRLEKMNSKQRVAVSREVFERGLTSTTSANNIGYAGALDDYLFGRATFDQFNARVKQLEVNNVDWFDILFRTPVSVNHNLNLSGGNASTRYYSSFGYSTNNGTAKGNDQRTFTANVGVNTRLGRKFNASIRVSGNQAQTNGFFKMEPYKYASEVNRAIPAYDSTGSLSYYKLRSGFLFNAINELENSGSANKSVNVNANLNLNYDISPNIRFNTMFSISSSNTNGYTYASERTEYIAKIRMYDYGTVKPTDAAFRASKLPIGGEYNADDNQKVSWNWRNNISYSKVFALKHTFSAMLGQEANSVRYTGFATTNYGYLPERGKSFVDLPVSTTIGSIVTPNSLLLTKKVYTDRVTNTMGLYGTLNYSFDNRYVLNASVRSDASNRFGQFTGEKFNPVYALGLRYNLMYEPFVKNLAWLSAFSLRATYGFQRNIVSNVSPELIARVNSSVGAQATDLMTGEPRLVVSSLPYGDLRWEKTATTNFGLDFGFLNNRVSGTVEYYTKKGRDIITSLDVPIEYGVTTMPVNGGELSNKGLEVSMAFIPVQKKDYTLTVSFNTSKVFNKLERAGAQNPNFRTASNGSYYLDGYPVSGFWAFRFDGIDQTNGTPKIDLTVDSKRNPLTDPSAYMQYMGTLNPDLTAGSSVSFRYKMFSVATSLYLQLGGYKFLTPVYVVGDNQAAGLPTEYENLSAELVNRWTPTNTTATFPGLPTGSGNFLLPDGKTYSNVYQMYNFSTARVVDASTLRMNSISLSYNLPAKIASALRAKNLSAGVSASNVFAWVSKDFKGRDAEVATGAQPRTRSFSFRINASF; from the coding sequence ATGAGACTGACCTGTTTCCTGCTGCTCGCCTGCTGCCTCTCGGTAAGCGCCCGCGGCTTCAGCCAGAAAGTATCGCTTAAGGCGAACGGAACATCTATGGGAACGGTGTTCAAAACCATCCAGAAACAGACGGGCTATGTATTCTTTTACGACGAGGCATTGTTGCAATCGGCGGAACCCGTGTTTGCTGACCTGAACGGTGTGCCATTGGAGGAAGCGCTGAAAATATGTTTCCGCGAACAACCGCTTACGTATTCGGTGATCGGTAAAACAGTAGTGGTGAAAAGGAAGACCGGCACGGGATTACCTGAAGTACTTCCTCCTGTGGAAGTGAAAGGGATCGTCCGTAACGACAAGGGAGAACCACTGGAAGGCGTTACCCTGCTCATTAAAGGCTCTTCAAAAGGAAGGACCACTGACAAGAATGGTGAGTTTGAATTTAAAGATATTGAACCCGGAACCATATTGGTGGTATCCGCCGTGGGGCACGAATCCAAAGAAGTGACCGTTAAAAACGGCACCTATCTTTCCATCGTATTAAAGGTGAAGGTGAACGAAATGGAGGCCACCGTAACCGTAAGTACCGGTTACCAGCAAATTAAAAAAACGAACGTCGCGGGTTCGGTAAGCACCATCAAGGCTTCCGAACTGGCATTCAACGGCGTGAATACCATAGAACAGGCTTTACAGGGGCGTCTGCCCGGTGTGGTGGTGCTGAACAATAATGGTATGGTAGGTACCCGCCAGCGTACCATCGTGCGGGGCGTGTCAACCCTTACAGGATCGCAGGACCCCATATGGGTGGTGGACGGCATGATCCAGGAAGATCCGCTTCCTTTTAAAGCCAGTACACTCGACGGGTTGGGGAACATCAGTCCCGATAACTTCGACTTTGTACGCAATTTCGTGGGCAACGCCATCGCCTGGCTCAACCCGAACGATATCGAAGACATTACTGTGTTGAAAGACGCTTCGGCTACCGCAATTTATGGGGTGCGTGCGGGCAACGGGGTGATCGTTATCAATACCAAGAAGGGAAAAGAAGGTCCCCCGGTAGTGAGTTATTCCAATACGGTGAACATCGGGGAAAGGGTGACTTACGACCGGTTGGAAAAAATGAATTCGAAACAACGGGTCGCCGTTTCCAGAGAGGTTTTTGAAAGGGGACTTACCTCTACGACCAGCGCCAACAATATCGGTTACGCTGGTGCACTTGATGATTATCTTTTCGGAAGGGCCACTTTTGACCAGTTCAATGCAAGGGTGAAACAACTTGAAGTGAACAATGTAGACTGGTTTGATATCCTGTTCAGAACACCCGTAAGTGTGAATCATAACCTGAATCTTTCAGGTGGGAACGCCAGTACCAGGTATTATTCCTCTTTCGGCTATTCCACCAATAACGGTACGGCAAAAGGCAACGATCAACGTACTTTCACGGCGAATGTTGGTGTGAATACAAGACTGGGCCGCAAGTTCAATGCGTCGATCCGCGTTTCCGGCAACCAGGCACAGACGAATGGTTTCTTCAAAATGGAACCTTACAAGTATGCTTCTGAAGTGAACCGCGCTATTCCCGCTTACGACTCTACTGGTAGCCTGTCTTATTATAAATTGCGGAGCGGATTCCTCTTTAACGCGATCAACGAACTGGAGAACAGCGGCTCCGCCAACAAATCGGTGAACGTGAACGCCAACCTGAACCTGAACTACGATATCAGCCCGAACATCAGGTTCAATACCATGTTCAGCATCAGCAGCTCAAATACCAACGGGTACACCTATGCGTCGGAACGTACGGAATACATCGCTAAAATCAGGATGTATGACTATGGCACAGTGAAACCGACAGATGCCGCTTTCCGTGCCAGTAAGCTGCCTATCGGAGGAGAATACAATGCCGATGACAACCAGAAAGTGTCCTGGAACTGGCGCAACAACATCAGCTATTCCAAAGTTTTTGCATTAAAACATACTTTTTCCGCCATGCTGGGCCAGGAGGCGAACAGTGTACGTTATACCGGGTTCGCCACTACCAATTACGGATACCTTCCTGAACGCGGCAAAAGTTTTGTAGACCTCCCTGTTTCTACTACAATTGGCTCCATCGTTACACCAAACTCTTTGCTGCTCACTAAAAAAGTATATACCGACAGGGTTACCAATACCATGGGGCTATATGGAACACTGAATTACAGTTTCGATAACCGTTATGTATTGAACGCCAGCGTGCGCTCCGACGCCTCTAACCGTTTCGGACAATTTACCGGGGAAAAATTCAATCCCGTTTACGCGTTGGGACTTCGGTATAACCTGATGTACGAACCTTTCGTGAAAAACCTGGCGTGGTTGTCCGCATTCAGTCTGCGTGCAACTTATGGTTTCCAGCGGAACATAGTAAGCAATGTGAGCCCGGAACTCATTGCCAGGGTTAATTCATCTGTTGGCGCACAGGCTACCGATCTCATGACGGGAGAACCAAGGCTGGTGGTGAGTTCTTTGCCTTATGGCGACCTGCGCTGGGAAAAAACGGCTACCACCAACTTTGGACTTGATTTCGGTTTCCTGAACAACCGGGTGAGCGGTACCGTAGAGTATTATACGAAGAAAGGAAGGGACATCATTACCAGCCTCGACGTTCCCATCGAATACGGCGTTACCACCATGCCGGTAAATGGAGGGGAACTTTCCAACAAGGGACTTGAAGTGTCGATGGCTTTTATCCCGGTTCAAAAGAAAGATTACACGCTTACCGTTTCTTTCAATACATCGAAAGTCTTCAACAAGCTTGAAAGGGCAGGCGCGCAGAATCCTAATTTCAGAACAGCCTCCAACGGCAGTTACTACCTTGACGGATACCCGGTTTCCGGATTCTGGGCTTTCCGCTTCGATGGTATCGATCAAACCAACGGTACTCCTAAGATTGACCTCACCGTTGATAGTAAGAGAAATCCCCTGACTGACCCCTCTGCCTATATGCAATACATGGGCACCTTGAATCCTGATCTCACGGCAGGAAGTTCGGTCAGCTTCAGGTACAAGATGTTCAGCGTGGCCACTTCATTGTACCTGCAACTGGGCGGGTATAAATTCCTGACGCCAGTGTATGTGGTGGGCGATAACCAGGCAGCCGGATTACCAACAGAGTACGAAAACCTTTCCGCCGAACTGGTGAACCGCTGGACACCCACCAATACAACCGCCACTTTCCCGGGGCTACCCACAGGTTCCGGAAATTTCCTTTTGCCCGATGGGAAGACCTACTCCAATGTTTACCAGATGTACAACTTCAGTACGGCAAGGGTGGTAGACGCTTCCACTTTAAGAATGAACAGTATTTCTCTTTCTTACAACCTGCCCGCCAAAATCGCATCGGCGCTTCGCGCGAAGAACCTTTCAGCAGGAGTTAGCGCCTCTAACGTGTTCGCCTGGGTGAGCAAAGATTTTAAAGGGCGCGACGCGGAAGTGGCCACGGGTGCGCAGCCCAGGACAAGAAGCTTCTCTTTCAGGATCAACGCAAGTTTCTAA
- a CDS encoding FecR family protein, translated as MTSNRLTILLSKYADNNLSAAETEEMFHLIAETPDAAVREELTLLLKHTQPVLVYDEQRWAPTLQRAIERAEAIRKTPSQVPSKLIFLRKLAVAAAVTGLIALAAYQFLQPSTTKNETPKAIAQQTKPIVAPIISKAVVTLEDGTSISLDSLHVAAAKKSIPVSIADDGTLVYEEKEVTAAIHTLTNPRGSKAIQLRLSDGTQVWLNAGSSVRYPAFFGAGGRQVEVNGEAYLEVAKDVSRPFSVVAGNTITTVLGTHFNVNSYTDNGPVKVTLLEGSVRFSAGESSVLLEPGEQGIAGNKLVKIPVDVEDVVAWKNGYFAFTHQSIGELANELARWYDITIHFDPALAGRRFGGGIARDADLQQVMRILEETKIKCRLEGRTLYLSK; from the coding sequence ATGACCAGTAACCGACTTACTATACTGCTTTCAAAATACGCTGACAATAATCTTTCCGCGGCGGAAACAGAAGAAATGTTCCATTTGATCGCGGAAACACCCGATGCCGCTGTACGGGAAGAACTTACGCTTTTGCTGAAGCATACCCAACCGGTGTTGGTGTACGATGAACAGCGTTGGGCACCCACCTTACAGCGTGCGATAGAACGGGCCGAAGCGATCCGGAAAACGCCGTCGCAGGTACCTTCAAAACTTATTTTCCTGCGGAAACTGGCCGTTGCTGCTGCGGTTACCGGGCTGATCGCATTGGCGGCATACCAGTTCTTGCAGCCTTCAACTACCAAAAATGAGACGCCCAAAGCTATCGCTCAGCAAACGAAGCCCATCGTGGCGCCGATCATTTCGAAGGCAGTTGTAACATTGGAAGACGGTACAAGTATCTCTTTGGATAGTCTTCATGTTGCCGCCGCTAAGAAAAGTATTCCGGTTTCCATAGCGGACGACGGCACTCTCGTATATGAAGAAAAGGAAGTAACTGCGGCGATACATACCTTGACCAACCCCCGTGGCAGCAAGGCCATACAACTGCGGTTGAGTGATGGTACGCAGGTATGGCTGAACGCCGGAAGCAGTGTACGTTACCCCGCCTTCTTTGGTGCGGGCGGTCGCCAGGTGGAAGTAAACGGGGAAGCTTACCTCGAAGTAGCGAAAGATGTTTCCAGGCCTTTCTCCGTTGTGGCCGGTAACACCATTACAACGGTGTTGGGTACACATTTCAATGTAAACAGTTATACCGACAATGGACCCGTAAAAGTGACTTTGCTGGAAGGAAGCGTGCGTTTCAGTGCCGGTGAATCATCGGTATTGCTGGAGCCGGGAGAACAGGGTATTGCGGGCAACAAACTGGTGAAGATACCGGTAGACGTGGAAGATGTGGTGGCCTGGAAGAATGGTTACTTCGCCTTCACCCACCAAAGTATCGGTGAATTGGCGAATGAACTTGCGAGATGGTATGATATCACCATACATTTTGATCCTGCACTCGCTGGAAGGCGCTTCGGTGGCGGTATAGCCAGGGATGCCGACCTGCAGCAGGTGATGCGGATACTGGAAGAAACTAAAATAAAATGCCGCTTGGAGGGGCGGACATTGTACCTCAGTAAATAA